The proteins below come from a single Methanobrevibacter millerae genomic window:
- the mtrA gene encoding tetrahydromethanopterin S-methyltransferase subunit A translates to MADKKAPADGWPVISGDYIVGDPESPVAVTTLASHIEAELSGAAIAGPCKTENLGIEKVVANIISNPNIRFLILAGAEVQGHITGQSFLALHENGADPEKKKIIGATGAIPFVENVPLDGVERFQQQLEIVNLIDTEDIGAIQSKINECVEKDTGAFEAEPIVMEIDEENQRMVIVSPKKEE, encoded by the coding sequence ATGGCAGACAAAAAAGCGCCTGCAGACGGCTGGCCGGTAATCAGTGGAGATTACATCGTTGGCGACCCTGAAAGCCCTGTTGCCGTAACTACACTCGCTTCACACATTGAAGCGGAATTATCCGGAGCCGCAATTGCAGGACCATGCAAAACAGAAAATTTAGGTATCGAAAAAGTTGTTGCAAACATCATCTCCAATCCAAACATCAGATTTTTGATATTGGCTGGAGCTGAAGTGCAAGGCCACATTACAGGCCAAAGCTTCCTGGCACTGCACGAAAACGGTGCCGATCCTGAGAAAAAGAAAATCATAGGTGCAACCGGCGCCATTCCTTTCGTTGAAAACGTCCCGCTCGACGGTGTTGAAAGATTCCAGCAACAGTTGGAAATTGTTAACTTAATCGACACCGAAGATATTGGAGCAATCCAGTCCAAAATCAACGAATGCGTTGAAAAGGACACTGGAGCATTTGAAGCTGAACCTATTGTAATGGAAATCGATGAAGAAAACCAGAGAATGGTTATTGTATCACCTAAAAAAGAAGAATAA
- a CDS encoding YczE/YyaS/YitT family protein encodes MEFRRINRYFLYVLSLFIISLGAAISIKANLGTSPLICLPYVSSLILHLSVGTVCFIFNIIFIALQVIILRGDFEKRQFLQIVVGSIFSFFIDFSGMLVGFLNPQDYLSQMALLLVSCVVVAFGVLFEIQTEVVYLPADGVIVAISAALNKEFARVKPYVDTSMVITAAILSVVFLGYLAGVREGTIISALIIGPIVRILKKHLDSYIEPLIIK; translated from the coding sequence ATGGAATTTAGAAGAATCAACAGATATTTTCTGTATGTGCTTTCACTGTTTATCATATCTTTAGGGGCGGCCATATCCATCAAGGCCAATCTGGGAACTTCCCCGCTGATTTGCCTTCCCTACGTTTCCAGCCTGATTCTGCATCTGAGCGTCGGAACGGTCTGCTTTATATTCAACATAATTTTCATTGCCCTGCAGGTTATTATTTTAAGGGGAGACTTTGAAAAAAGGCAGTTTCTCCAGATTGTAGTTGGAAGCATTTTCTCCTTCTTTATTGACTTTTCGGGGATGCTGGTCGGATTCTTAAACCCTCAGGACTATTTAAGCCAGATGGCGCTGCTTTTAGTCAGCTGTGTTGTTGTGGCATTCGGTGTTTTGTTTGAAATCCAGACAGAAGTCGTTTATCTGCCTGCAGATGGTGTTATAGTTGCAATTTCTGCTGCGCTTAATAAGGAATTCGCAAGGGTAAAGCCCTACGTTGACACGTCAATGGTGATAACGGCAGCAATTCTTTCAGTCGTATTTCTGGGATATCTTGCGGGAGTCCGTGAAGGAACGATAATATCTGCGTTAATTATCGGACCAATCGTCAGAATACTTAAAAAACATCTGGACTCATATATTGAGCCATTAATAATAAAATAA